The segment TCCTAATTCTATTGTGTACAGAGctacaatacatttacatttagtcatttagcagacgctcttatccagagcgacttacagtaagtacagggacatttcccctgaggcaagtagggtgaagtgccttgcccaaggacacaacgtcagttggcatgaccgggaatcgaactggcaaccttcggattactagcccgactccctcaccgctcagccaactgacttctaTATACAATAAATACAATAAAGTATTTCAACTCGATTTAATTTCAGTTAACCctaaccgccccccccccttccaccaggCCTGAATGACCCCCTGACCTTTGTCTCCCTTCTTTTTGCGCGTGCGGTCCAGGTGATCCTGCAGGAGGGTGCGGAGCTGCCTCTCGTTGGGCAGGTCCCGGATGAAGGAGTGCCGCAGCAGGGCTTCCGTGGTGGGGCGCTGGAGGTGGCTCTTCACCAGGCAGCTCTCCACAAACGACAAGAACCTCTTAGAccttgggggggcaggggaggcaggggggagggaagtaggggtggaggagagagagggagaaagggagcgaggcaaagggaggtaggtaggggtgggagagagacagagcgagagcgcgagagagcaagagagagcgagagagagagagagagagagagagagagagagagagagagagagagagagagagagagagagttgagagagggttggatccagggagaaaagagaggccgGGAGGGGAAGAGCCAGGGATGAGGCCAGAGGAAAGTAGTGATGAAGGTATTCCAGtaagggaaagaaggagggatgagggaggcagggggaaaaaaagaagagagaatcAAGTAGGCGTTAGCTGTGTTCCCATGTAGGCCTGCACTAACATCTCCACCACAGCGATGACCCATCCATAGCAGGCTTTGTGTGAGAGACTTTGGAGAGGAGCGGGgagctggcgggggggggggggggggtggaagaaaacaggagagggtgatggaggaaCGTAAAGGGGAAGCAGCTGCAGTGTTTGGGGAAGCCTTGCAGTGTGCTGGCACACCAGGTTACCTAGACCCTGGTTGGCTGGTTCCTCCAGGAAGCAGGTGatggacagtgtgtgttcagccaGAACTACTGCTGGAGCTGCAGAGTCAGATGGGAAAACTGCTATCCTGGTCCCAAATACTGTTAGCTAAGCAGCTGTaaaggctttgtgtgtgtgtgtgtgtgtgtgggcagtagTGTCTCTGGAGACCTCGCCTGgcggagtttgtgtgtgtatgagtgtgaaaGGCTAAGTGTGTATGCTTCAGAGCTGTCCGTCTTACCATTTCTTGGACTTGAGTTTTGGGGGCGGGTTGCGTGGAATGAGGAACAGGGCTCTCATGGGGTGCATGTCACAcagggctggacacacacacacacacaaaggcaaggGTTACGATGGAAAAGCATGGgtgttgtggaaaaaaaaaccctcacacactaacacaattGGCTGACAACATCTAGTCTCCAGTCTCATTGATCTATCTGCTCCGGTGTTGAAATGCTAGATGTTCTCAGAACTCAGATTGCTTTGCTGTGAGCCCCTGTTTCTGAGAGCCAGCAGAGATACAGGCAGGAACATCTAACTACCCACACAAAGCACACTGGGGTCACAGGGAGAACTGTACACTTGATTCAAACTTGATTCTTTTAAACCTAAAAACTGAACATTTTTGGAATAGCATTACAAGAAACCAATTCAATCACTAACCACCATATTGTCCATGGCCTAAAAAGTCTTTCAATttgcagagagagtgtgtgttccagactTACGTGGTGCTCCCTCTGCCATCTCCAGTGCTGTGATTCCCAAAGACCACAGGTCACTCTGGATgggaaagaacacacacacaaacacacacacagtcaaaggtTCAAACACCAACAGAAAGGTGGTTATTTTCCACCAGCAGTATCTTACCTAAAacaccaaaaaaagaaaaaaccttGTAAACTTGAACTTATGTAAAGAAGTAATGCTATTAGCATCAGAGGTTAGGCCTCTGTGCATTTCCATAACTGAATGAGTTAGCACCCCAACGTACTGTCAGTGGCTAGCTCCCTGCTTTTGACAATGTTGAGCCGCTTACTGCTAATGCTAACCGCGCTAGCACAAAAAACTCTTTCCCACCCTGTAGTCATAGGTGGAGTCCGCGTTCTCATCACAGGCGATGACCTCTGGAGCCATCCAATAGGGTGTCCCGATGAAAGTGTTTCTCCTGCCTATGGTCCTGTCCAACTGGGCACTCACGCCAAAGTCCACTGGAGTAGTAGAGGCCAGTGAGATAGAGGGTTAGAGACAGATATACACTAGGCTCAAAGGATGATTTGCTGTTTGCAAAGTCAGCTggattagagagagacaggggagtgtGACTGTGCTAGTGCTGAAACCTGATCCCTGTGTTCTCACCTAGCAAACCTGTTGGCTTTTCTCTGTACAGAATTGTGTAGGGAACCATGCAACTCCTAGATCcataccctgaccccaggtttTGACCACCCGTCCCAGTTCTCCTCACCTAGTTTGACCTCTGCATTCTCCGTCAACAGGACGTTCTGTCCCTTGATGTCTCTGTGGATCACGTGATGCGAGTGTAGGTGCAACAGgccctggacacacaaacacacacaaagacacaggcgTGCAAACACAAACGTCAGGATGCACACTCTCATGACTTCCTGCTTCTGGCCATGTTGGAGTCTGCCAGAGACATgctggagaatgtgtgtgtgtgtgtgccggtttGCGGGTgtgcaccctctccccctctctcttacagtacttcaaagcaacaacaaTAAACACAGGAAGTGAATGTTGTAAAATGACTCCACCAGGTCACACAGGCGCTGCTGTTCTGATGTCCCGACTGTCTCCAGCACTCAGGGTAAACAATAcaggcatgtgcgtgtgtgtgtgtgtgctatctgatgtttatgtgtggtgtgtgtgtggctggtgtatatctgtatgtgtgtgtatgcatgtgtgtttatgtgtatggttggtgtgtgtgtatgtatgtgtgactgAGCCCCCAACGTAATTCTCAGGACCTCCTGTTCCTAAAAGACCCAGGCGTGCTACTTATGTATTTATCTATCCATTATCATTCTGTGGGTGTAGTCACGGTGACTAATGGGACATGCTGGGAGATGTAGTTCTGACGGCATGGCAGGACTCACTCTCAGGACCTCTCGGCAGATGTAGGCTATCCAGTCCTCCTTCAGGCTGTTTCCTTTGGTCTTCTTCACCAGGTCAGTCACAGAACCAGCCCCGCAGTACTCCAtcaccagctacacacacacacacacacgttaccaaTGAGCGTACAAAtcgcacacagacatacagtacacatgctAACACGcacgtacaaacacaaacaggcaaTGCCTCGGAGACACCATCAGACACTGCAGTAACATGTCACAGGTGTGAAAGTTGGTAGGTTtccacagtacagtagagtggaGGATAGGTAGGTACATACAGTAGGGTAGCTAGGTAGGTGGTCAGGTAAAGAAACTAGTGACGTACCCAGAGCTGGTCATCCTGTCCTGCAGGACTCTTCCGGACGAAGGCTCCGTAGTAAGTGGCGATGTTCCTGTGATGAGAGTAGCTCCTCAGCATGTTGATCTCCAGCTTgatctcatcttcctcctcctgatgGACAACAATACACCCTCGGCTTAAAGGCACAGTCCGCTCTAAACAGCACACAGGATGCAGGCTTAAAGAGACATTTTGCTCCAAAACTTTCTCACAGAGATAAAGCGGTCGATACGGGGGATGAGATGAGATGACAGACATTGTTTGACTTCCTGGTTACATTTTGGTTCACGGGTTTGATGTTTGGGCCAATAAGGATAAGATGGATCTACCACGCACAACGGGGGAAAGCATTAAGGTCAACGatagttttaaatgtttatgtTTCACAATGTTTTAAGTTTAGAGTCCAAGTAACAGGTACATTGGAATTCTTGGTTCCGTTTCAGACAGTCTTTAGTCTAACCGAAATCATTTGTGGTGGTTCTAAATCTAAGATACTAACAAGAGGTCACTGAGaacctcctccactccactctgaGATCATTATTCTAGTCTCAGCATTTCATGTGGAGTATATCAGATTATAATCTTGCAAACAACATGAGAATAAAATGATTACATCAGTAGATTTTCCAGCCATGCTAACCCTGGCTGGCTGAGTGTGtccgtatgtgtgtatgagtatgtgtaGCATTAGGGCTAGTGGCCTGCCAACACGTGTGCCAATCAACAGCCCACCAATCAAAGCTGAGGTCTTGGGAGGCCATCTTGGCATTGTGTGTTTATATTGGTTGGAGCAGTATGGATATGCTTGCTGATTGGTTTATTCCGGTCCAACCCACTACTATACAGACACTCGGGTCATCCGATGAGGTTCAAGTTGGGTAGAGTTGCACTCTGGTGTGAAGATAGAAACAGACATCTTTGGAGAATAAGGGGTCCTACAggggttggtttgtgtgtgtgtgcctgtgttttgtgtgtgtgtgcgcttgtggtttttggtgtgtttttatgtgcatgcatgtgtgtacgtaGCCCCTTGGAGAACCATGACACATTGATGTGTTTCCAGTCCCAGGGCTGTGTGGAGTCAAGCTGGTAACAagactctctccttcctgccagGCAGGAAGCCCAGCCCTGTCA is part of the Osmerus eperlanus chromosome 13, fOsmEpe2.1, whole genome shotgun sequence genome and harbors:
- the si:zfos-2326c3.2 gene encoding mitogen-activated protein kinase kinase kinase kinase 4 isoform X5 yields the protein MARDGTTRSLDNIDLASLRDPAGIFELVEVVGNGTYGQVYKGRHVKTGQLAAIKVMDVTEEEEDEIKLEINMLRSYSHHRNIATYYGAFVRKSPAGQDDQLWLVMEYCGAGSVTDLVKKTKGNSLKEDWIAYICREVLRGLLHLHSHHVIHRDIKGQNVLLTENAEVKLVDFGVSAQLDRTIGRRNTFIGTPYWMAPEVIACDENADSTYDYRSDLWSLGITALEMAEGAPRLRGSCRLWRAAW